Genomic segment of Rhodocaloribacter litoris:
ATCGTGAACAGCACCCCCAGTACCCCGCCGCAGAGCGCGATCGCCATCGTGGGAATGAATTCGAAATCACTCCAGTAGTGCAGCATCACCAGCGCCGGCAGCGTGAAGATGACGCCGGCCGCCACCGACTCCCCCGCCGAAGCCGCCGTCTGCACGATGTTGTTCTCCAGGATGTTGTGTTCCCGGAAAAAGCGGAGCACGGCCATGGAGATGACCGCCGCCGGAATCGACGCGGACACCGTCATGCCGACCTTCAGGCCCAGGTAGGCGTTGGCACCGGCCAGGATGGCCGAGAGCAAAAACCCCAGCACCAGGGCCTTGACGGTGATCTCGGGCAGCGACGTGGTGGCCGGGATGAACGGCCCGGCCACCACCTCCCCGCGCGCACTCGCTTCGGAAGGATGTTTCATGGATGACACGTCGTGGTTCGTTCGGAAGCGCTTTTCGCCAAAAAAATCCGGCGCCTCATTTCGCCAGCACCATCTGCCGGGTCTGCACGCCGCCGGCGGTCCGCAGGTGAATGAAGTAGGTGCCGCTGGGCAGATCACCGGCCTCAAAGTGTACCTCATGATAGCCTTCCCCCTGCTCTTCATCGACCAGCACCGCCACGAGCTGGCCCGAGAGGTCCCACACCGCAAGGCGCACGTGCTGGCGCTTTTGGAGGCTGTAGGAGATCGTGGTGGCCGGGTTGAAGGGGTTGGGGAAGTTGCCGATCAGGAGCGCGTCGGGTTCTTCCGTGCCCCCCAGGCCCATCTTGATGGTCCCCGAGACGCGCTCACTGCCGTTACGAAACCGCTGGCGGATCCGGTAAAAGCGGACTCCGCCGCCGGGATCGGGGTCGAAGAAGGAGAAGCGTACCGCTCCGCCCGGCGCATGGACGCCGGCGGCAGCCGCGCCCGGCTCCAGGCGCCCGACCTCCTCGAAGTGGCGACCGTCCCCGGAGCGTTCGACGATGAAGGCCTCGGTCTGCCGGTCCTCGGTTTCCCAGGTGAGCCGGATGCCCTGCTCGTCGACGGTGCCACGCAGGTTACGTACGGGCAGGAAGAAGTCGAGGTCGGCGGGTTGCCGCCGGAGGCGGGGCGGCCGGCCGTCGATGAGGTGCTCCGGCACCGGCTGTTCAAAGCCCAGCACCACGCCCTGGCCGCCGAGGTCGGGCAGGGGTTCGTGCATCGTCCGGCGGATCTCGGCACGGGTACGGGAGCGAGCCCAGAGCCGCAGCTCGTCGAGCCGCCCGGTGAAGGGACGCCCCCCGGCACGGCGGCCCGGGGCCGGCAGGCGCCCTCCCACCGCCACCCCGCCCGGCATGTCGATGAAGGGCAGG
This window contains:
- a CDS encoding LamG-like jellyroll fold domain-containing protein — protein: MFSCCKHAGVWPGIVWAMLLGGVPAFGQFQEIHVPEHLTAGQAANLFVTWEGRRVADGFRIELPAGWQLREVRILRYGYEPVAATVQAVSGQAGTYDVLAGQPLRGGHELVFRVQTGELPGRALCVLTPLLRHVRTGRVQLERQDALQVTAPVSLRQAFEGENRVLAFDPATVPLLLRRQAVPDLGLRAAFTVEFWLRTTGLNEVVLSTWTGEERTAYPLELVVDGRGRFLAYYGQPGRHHALRTQHPVADGRWHHVAVTNDPAAGWTRLYLDGQPADSLFHELLPFIDMPGGVAVGGRLPAPGRRAGGRPFTGRLDELRLWARSRTRAEIRRTMHEPLPDLGGQGVVLGFEQPVPEHLIDGRPPRLRRQPADLDFFLPVRNLRGTVDEQGIRLTWETEDRQTEAFIVERSGDGRHFEEVGRLEPGAAAAGVHAPGGAVRFSFFDPDPGGGVRFYRIRQRFRNGSERVSGTIKMGLGGTEEPDALLIGNFPNPFNPATTISYSLQKRQHVRLAVWDLSGQLVAVLVDEEQGEGYHEVHFEAGDLPSGTYFIHLRTAGGVQTRQMVLAK